From the Pithys albifrons albifrons isolate INPA30051 chromosome 27, PitAlb_v1, whole genome shotgun sequence genome, the window ACCCCCGCCTCGGCAGCGCCCGCCTCCGCCACAGCCCCGGCACCCCGCGGGATCGGACGGCAGCCGCGGGGGCGGCCCCAGGCCTTGGCTTTTCCCGgtcccgtccccgtccccgtccccacTCACTGCCTGGCCGATCTCTCCAGCGCGTCCCCTCCACGCCGCCGCCGCCGTCGATGCACAGGAAGAAGCGGGTGGCTGAGAAGAGCCGCCGCCAGCGCACGTCGCCCTCCAGGTGCCCGTAGCTGCGGGGGGGCCGCCGGCCGGTCCCGGTGGCGttgcccggccccggccccggccccgccagCACGGCGAGCGCCCCGGCGAGGCAGGCGGCGATGGCAGCGGGGCCCCCGCGCCTCATAGCAGCGGGCGGTGGGCGGTGGGCGGGCGACAAGCGATGGGCCATCGCCGCCGCGGCGACCGGCGACCGGCCCCGACGGCGCGGGCGGCCAGGGAGGGGCGGCACGGGGCGGGGTGGGCCATGGGCGGGGCTGGGGGCGGGGCCTTCCATTCATAAATCGGCGTCCCGACGGCCGACCCGGGTCACCGGCTATGGTCATTTGCCTGCTCTGGTGCGGTGCCCGGTCGGGGACCACACGCTCCGGTATCCACCGACCGTCAAGACGGGCGGGCAGGGAACAAGTGCCGCGGGCACAGTAGCGGGGGAGATGGGTACTCGAGGCTGTTGTGGCACTGGACCCGGGGGCGGCTGTGTCCGCCTGCGGCCCCGAACTCGGGTCGGGAGGGGCGCGGGGCTCCGTCAGACCCCCAAGCTCCACTGCCTCTCCGGGCTCCGCCGTGTCTTGACCCCCCTGCTCCCGGGCTTTGGGCCATGTCTCAGGCTCCGCCGTGTCCTTGTCCCGCCGTGTCCCGCCGTACGGTGTCCCGTGTCCCGGCGTGTCCCTGTCCCGTCGGTCCCTGTCCCGTCGGGTCCCGGGTTCCACCGTGTTCCCGACTCCACTGCCCCTCCGGGTTCCCCCATGTCCCGACTCTGCCGCGCACGaactgccccactgccccaggctCTTCCATGTCCCGACTCCGCCGTCCCCGGGCTCTGCCGCCGTGTCCCGCCGTGTCCCCGGTTCCGCTCCCGTCTCGCTCCGTTCCGCCCCGTCGGGGCCTCCacggccgccagggggcgcgCGGGGCGGTGAGCgcgggaggggggggggggagccGGCTCGGCCGCACTGCACTGTGGGAGTTGTAGTTCGGCGCCCGCTCCCGGCGGGCAgcgcggcggccccggcgcaTGCGCGGtggcgggcggcgggcgcgtGCCGGGCATGGCGCTGCTGCGGCTGCGGGCGGCGCTGCGGGGCCCGGGCGGGCTGAGGGGGCCCGGTGAGTGCGGGGACGGGGCACGGCCCCTCGGCGGGCACGGGGCTGGGCCGCGGCGTCCTCAGGCCCTGAGCACCCCCGCGGCACGCAGCTGGGGGCCTGGGGTGGCGGGGTTCCTGCCCTGTCCCAAGTTCTCCTCTCTGGGacacaggggctgggagggtctTTTTGTTGTGGTGTTTTTGAGCCGTGAGCCCCCCAGGGGTagggaaggggctgtgggggtgcTGGGGAGTTGGTACTTCGCAGAGGGCAGGAACGGGGGGTTCTGGGTGCTGTCCCGGCTGTGGGGTAGCGGGTGCTTGCACTGGGCGTGCTGAGGCCCTGCCACGCCGTTCACAGCCCTGAGGTCGCGTTCCAtccctcccctgtccctcccctgtccctcctgccccaccctGGCCCTCCGGGAGCTGAGAAAAGCCTCTCGCTcatcctgtcccctctgcccagctggAGCCTGACCGTGGCGCAGGGCTCGGGACGGCAGAGTGTGCTCTGAGGGTGAAACCTCCTCTGATCCCTTCCACCTCCGTGTTTTTCCGTGGCAGGGATTCCGTGGAGTGTCCTCAGGAGCTACTCGTCTGCCAGTGCCAAGGAGGTGAGCACAAATGGCACCTGTgagaggacagagctgctgaaagGTGAGTACTGGGGtagctgcagggagcaggcagcaaTCACACCggcctgagctctgctgcttttgccCTGGCAGTGACACATCTGGGTTCCTGGGATGCTGGGGTGGATTCCTGGGGTGCTGGGATATGGGTTTGCAGGACACTGGAGTGGGTTTCTGGGATGCTGGGGTGGGCCCCAACCTGCAGGTGGATCCCTGTGCTCAGAATCTGTGTCTGGGAGTGGGGCTGGCCAAGGAGGGATGAAGTCCTTGTGTGGATCCTCTTTCCTTTATATGTTCCTGGCACTCCCAGAGTGAggcccagggcagcacagaaCCTTCTGCCATGCCTTGCCTCCCATCACCTCTCTGTGTTTCCCTCCAGTTCTCAAAGCTCGAGCAAAGCAGCTCCAAGGCAGTAACATCCCAGAGGTGACAGTCAACAAAGTGGAGGCGGCCCCACTGGAAAATGACAAGTCCCAGGACCCTCTGCAGAAGGCTTTGGCCCCCCACCCCATGGAGGAGCAGCCagttcccagggcagtggggggcagcccagcccggcccagcAGCTGGGCCAGGAAGTTGCAGAAGGAGACGTACATCCAGCAGTTGAAGTTGGAGCGGAAATTATCCATGGCTGCCTCCCAGCTGGATCTGGGGGACCAGGCCAAGGCAGAGGCCAAGCCAAAGACCAAGGCAGAGTCCAAGCCAAAGGCCAAGGCAGAGGCCAAGCCAAAGACCAAGGCAGAGGCCAAGCCAAAAGCCAAGGCAGAGGCCAAGCCAAAGGCCAAGGCAGAGGCCAAGCCAAAAGCCAAGGCAGAGGCCAAGCCAAAAGCCAAGGCAGAGGCCAAGCCAAAAGCCAAGGCAGAGGCCAAGCCAAAGACCCAGGCAAAGGCCACAgccaaacccaaagcaaaacccATGAAGAGCCCAAAGACTCCAAAAGCTTCAAAGGCAAAAGCAGCCACTGcctggagccagagctgtgccagcccccacAGTGTCTACACTCACAGCAAGCCCACAGTAGAGTTAGGGGAGGAGGGTGTGAAGCTGAAGAGGCCTCACGGGAGGCTGAAGGACAAGGACAGCAGCCAGCACAAGGTCCTGCAGGAGACCATCCATTCCAGCCTGGAGTGTTTCTtgttcctgcagcagccagagcaggccGAGCggttcctcctgctgtgccacagcgATCCAAGGAAGCGGAAGCTGCTGGATGTCAGTGCCTACAACATTGTAATGCGCAGCTGGGCCAGGAAGGTACCGAGCCATTGGTGCTCTGGGTGGGAGAAGGGCTGGCTCAGGAGGAAGCCCCTCGAGCTGGTCGTAGGTTTACTTGTGGTTGTCACACCTGCTATAAGCAAATGCTCAAGGAGCACTTGGCTTCTGCCAAGAGAAGCAGACCTGGCATGATATCCCTGTGAGGTGGCTTTgaggggaagaagggaaagggacagCATAGAGATGACTAAATCTgaacaggagcagaggggcgCCAAGCTGTGATTTTGGGGCtgttggtgttggtgtccaCAGCCCCCTTCCTTTCTCATCTGCAGGGCTGCTTGCAGCACATCGATAGGCTGTTTTCCATGCTGGAATCTGCCGGCTTCCGGCCCACCCTGGACTCCtacacagcagcactggagtGCATGGGCCGGGACCAGTCATCCCCTGAAGCCATCTGGAGGTAACACCTGcctcaggtgctgctgagccccagaGTGGCAGCTTCACAGTTGTGCTGGGAAAACCGAGAGACGcgctgggctggagccaggaaGAGCTGCCCCTTCTGCATACACACCTAGATGGTCTGACTGGCTTCTCATGGCCAGATTTTGGAgtgggcagagctctggctgcACCCTCCCTGACACCCCCAGCTGCTGGGGAGTTTGTCTGAGATCGTGCAGGTTGAGAACAGCCACTTCTCCCCACTGAGCTTGGCTGGGAGAGCCCATCTCCAATCAGTGACTCCTTGGTTCCACACCCATCCTGGGCATCTTGATCCCACTGGCCCCTCTGTTGCTGCCTGGTGGGAATGGCTCAgcttctctgtttctttctgcagcatttccatGCAGTTTGCCCTTCTTGGCAGATTCAGATAGATAGCTAGTTCCCACAGGGCTCTCCAGAGGAGCATGCCCAGGAGATTCAGGTGGATCTCATGGAGCATAGTGGGTAGGAAAGTGTCAGTGCCAAAGCAGGGAGCTGAAGGAGCCCTGTGAGATCCCCTTAGGCTGGGTCTAGAAGCAGTGCCTGGgggtggtggcacagccagctcCTCACCAGGGTACAGAGAGAGCTTTTGATCCACTAGTGCTGCACAAACACCTTGGGGACATATCACTGGCCTCTGTGTCCTTTGGCTGGCTGACAAGTTCTGGATGCCTCCAAGTGAATGTTTTCTGTCAGCTGATTTTGAGGGGGCTGTCAGTGAATGTCCTGCCCAGTGTGGGAGATGTGTCAGTGCAGCACATGCCTGTGGGGCTTCCTGTGGGCAGCATGGTCCTGCAGTGGCCAGACCTTGGCCTCCCTGCCCAGACAGGATGGTGAGGGACAGGGCTccacagcagtgcaggctgAGGGATGGACACCTGATCCCTGTAACCTGAAGCAGATGACCttgtgggacaggctgggctgaggcaaatcccactgcagcagctcctgcacaaCACACTCAGGCCCCTGGGGAAGATCGAGCCTGTCctgtctgcccctcctcaggTACCTGCAGCGCCTGACGAGCGATGGTTTCCATGTGGATGAGCTCTTCCAAAAGTGCCTGTTTGAGGAAGATGAAAAGGAGAAGGTGCTGAGCGCCATCAAGACTGTTCTACCCAACTACCTGCCGCCCCCTCCACCCAagccccagacctgcaagtCTTCTCTGCTCCAAGACTTCTACTCCAAAGTAAGccacagagctcagggaggtGTTGGAGCTGTCCAGGTGGTGTGCATAGGTGTCATCAGGTTCAGCCCAGGACTCTGTAAGGCAAGAACGTTTTAGCATGACCTCTGCTCAACAGCCCACACAAATCATCAAATAAATGATGTTACCAACAGCCTTACAGAGGAACAGTGAGGTcaagggctggcagggggtTAGGAGGGGACCTCCATGTGCTGGAGGGGCTGCTTGAGGAGATGCTTGGTTATGACACAAGAGCAAAGCAGTCTGTAGGGTTGGCCAGCCAGAGACCTCTGACGTCTGGACCCAGAGGTCCCAGCAAGATGCTTTCAGCCTGAATTTGTTCCACAAGCATCTTGCAGTTACACTTGGAGGATGAGCATAACTTGTCTTCCTCCTGCTTTTACCACTTAGTACCTTGGATTTGTTTCAGGAGAAGGTGGTGTCATACCCCAAGCTGGATTTCACTGTGGAGGAGTTGAAGGAGcgtttccagcagcagctggagatggaGCTGAACAACACCATAACTATTGAATCAGTGGAGGCAGCCAAGCCCCTGACCCCGCAGGCTGTGAAAGCGGTAAAGCTCAGGGAGTTTAGGGGCAGGGGAGGACCTGTGGGAGGACGTGGGGGTTCATGGGCTGAAGAGGAGGGCACCTGACCAGCTCTCTCACTTGTTTTTTCATGCAGCGTGAGCTGCTGACCATGCTCCGCTCCCAGTGGCACAACAACATCCTGCAGGCCCTGCAGAAGTCCAAGCACAGCATGGCCGTGGCCAAGGCCAGGGCCAGGACACTGTCGTCCTACAACATCCTCTACCCCTacctgtgcctgctgccagATGAGGAGTACGTGGGCATCATGCTGCAGGTAGGAAACTGTCCTGCCCTcacaggagcagggccagacTTTTGGCCATGAGGCTGTCACAGAGCACTTAAAGTCCAGAAAAATTGGGACTTCCTGAGGGTTTTCCCAGGTTATTATGTGCAGGCTGTCTGCTCCTTATGCAGAGCAGCCAGAGaggcccctgctctgccctggacACGTTGCATTCCTCACCATCCTCTCAGCATTGTGGGAATCAGCATCTTCCTGTGCTCCCCTCAACAGCAGCTTTAaatcctgctctgcctctctgctctctctcttcctctttcctaAGACCCTCTTtgccttcccctttcccaggtGCTCAACACACTGTCTCCACAAGGAGAGTCCCTGGCTGTCCTGGCCAGGGAGCTGAGCTCTAGGGTCTACACCAGGTACATCACCcagaggaagctgcagagccagcagctggagaaggtgCAGGCTGTCTATGAGAACTACATCCATCTACTGGCAAAGGACAGCCAGGTAGGAGCCCTTGGAGCcaggtgtcctgtgcaggagaGCTCTGGGCTTGAGCAGGGTGCACTTTGCACAGCAGGAGGACACAGGAGGAGAGAAAGGGGCCAAGGGCACCTCAAGGGCCAGGTGAGCAGGTCATTGCCAGAGCTGAGTGCGTGGGGTGTGGTGGGGGCAGACAGGTCTGCAATCTGGGAGAGAGTGACAGGATGTCATGGGTCTGAGGTATCAGCACAGGGGTGTGGTGAGAGGGGAAGGGCCTTTCAGCACTGCTGTTCCAGTTCTTGTTGTTGAGCTTGCCCCAGGCTCCCCAGCTGTCCTTCCCAAAATACCTCTGTCAGGGAGGACctcacagggacacagagacaGGAGGATCCTTCTCAGAGCCATGTCTTGGGTAGAGAGATCCCATCCAGCAAACCCTCTTAGAGCAGCATGGCTGGCCCCTCCAGCTGACCCCATTTTCTTATTCGACTTGCCAGCCTGACCAGTACTTGCCACGGGAATACTGGGAAAAGCTGGTGGAAGAAGCAGGCTTTGGGTCTTCCCTGAACTTGAAGGACTGCAGCTGGCCATTCGTGATCCTCATGCGCCTGGGCATGCACATGCTGGAACTCCTGGTGAAGGCCACCAAGTTGCCCAAGAACCTCCTCAATCCTCGTCTGGAGTCCAAGCATATCCCTGTCCTCTACCACATCTACTCCTTCCAGCACACTTGGCAGGTGAGCCGCACTgtgggggctctggggctgtgcagatCACCCCTTCCTCAAAACCAGACCTCTGCACAGcccttttccctctgtgctgtcaTTCCTGCTCAGGGATGCTTTGAGAAGCTCCTAGTTCTGTGCAGACACTGTCCTTACTTGGTATGATCCTTACAGACCGGCTGACTGACCACAGGCTCTTCCAGACTCTGCTGCTGACCTTCCCTTCTCTGATTCTCCTCTGCAGGTTGGACTGATAAAGCCCCATCCCATCTTCTCCCAGATTTTGACGGATGCTGCAGAGACCACGCTGACCTTCAGCTCCTCTGCCATGCCTAtgctgtgccccccagtgccctggACCTCCCCCCATTTCGGTGCCTTTATCATGAATGACACCAAGCTGATGCGCTTCCTGGATGGGGCcgtccagcaccagcagctcctggagcagtgTCCACCTGTGAATCTCCATCCCGTGCTGGATGCCTTGACTCTACTGGGCAACTGTGCCTGGAAGATCAACCAGCCGGTGCTGGACATCATCATCTCCATCTTCAATGACAAAGGCAATGAGGAGCTGGACATCCCACCTCCCCTCTCTGAGGCCCCCAGGCCTCCCACCGCTCCTGGACATCCCTCGACCTGGAGCAAGTCCCTCAGGCGTGAGGTGTTGCTGTGCAAGAAGAAGGCTGCAGAGATGCACAGCCTGCGCATGGATGCACTCTACAAGCTCTCCATCGCCAACTATGTCAGGGACAAGGTGTTCTGGTTCCCTCACAACATGGATTTCCGTGGCAGGACTTACCCATGCCCACCATATTTCAACCACCTGGGGAACGATGTCACCCGGGCCATCCTGCTGTTTGCAGAGGGGAGGCCGCTGGGCCCCAGGGGCCTCGACTGGCTGAAGATCCACCTCATCAACCTGACAGGGCTGAAGAAGAGCAGCTCCTTGCAGGAGCGGCTGGACTACGCCAACGAAATCATGGAGGAGATCCTGGACTCAGCTGACCACCCACTCACGGTACATGGGAGCTTCtagaaagtgaaataaaatggaaatgagatcagttttgaaacaaaaagattttgaaagatACACttttagaggagaaaaagggaaacaaagaaatgCAGAGATTCTTAAATAACacctttttctttgaaaacacaGTGAAATATTAGGGAAGTGGGGGCATGATGGGAGGaggtgctgtgcccagtgtgtCTCAGGAGTGCAGGGATTTCTGCCTGTGCTTTAGGCTGCCACAGGAGCACTGCCTGCTCCTACAAGCCTGTGCTTTCCTGTTCTCAGGGCAGGAAGTGGTGGATGAACACTGATGAGCCCTGGCAAGCCTTGGCATGCTGTATGGAAATCGTCAAAGCCTCAAGGTCCCCAGATCCGGCAGCCTACATCTCTCACTTCCCAGTTCACCAGGTAGGAGCCCAGCAGATCCACATGGCCCATGTGaggctcagcagggcaggagaaaaGGCTGAGTGGGAAGGACCATACAGGTCTCCAGCATTCACTGTACCAGGTGGCTAGGTTTTCTTGGGAATGGTAATGCAGTGTCAGGCATCTTGGCATGAGAACTCCAGTGATTGTGGCTGCCTGCAGCCATCCGTGAGCTAATACAGCTGAGAACTGTTTTGCTTCCCTTGGCTcaagcagagcctggctgggagattgctggcagctgctgcagggtgaGAGCCAGGCCAGTCTCACCTTCTCCAGCCACAGCATCAGGACTGGAAATCAGCCCAGCATGGCAACACCTGCATGTCTGGAGtgttcagagctgtgctgaggctTCAGGGGCTTTTGCTCCACTCCTGTTCCAAGGCTGAAGCCAAAGAGCTCTGTGGGAGCCAAGATGGGAGGTCTGGAACTCTTGAGTAAAGGGCCTAGAGATAGAGCTGGTTGTCCCCCACATTCAGTGTCCTGACTGTCACCATGTGCCCTGTCCTTGTTCTGGGCCAGTGCAGTTGCTCAGGTGCTGCTCAGCTCCCTGAAGGCACCTGTCCTTCCCATCTGCATGGGGACCATGACTGATTGTGGTCCTGATGAGGGAGGACTGCTCCTTTCCCTCATGGGGAGGAGATCAGGTGGCTATAACTGAGTGGGGGGAGCAGCGATTGTTCTGCCAGTAGCAGTGGTCTGGAATATGCATGAGACAGTCAGGACTGATATTTTGATGACAACAAAAGATCAGGAGAGCAGCTGGGGGAGTGTGGAGGGTGCAGCTAATGAAATTCCAGCAAGGACTTCTTCTGGAGGGCACCGGAGTCTCGTTCTGCCTGAGTCATCAGCTCTCATTTAACGGAGCCATCAGGATGTGTCGCACTGCAGGGAGTGGggaagggggtgcagggagAAGGGGGTCCTGCCTGAGGGGTGGTCATGGGGCAGGCGCAGCTGCCTGTGACCAGGGGGAGCCcgagcccagcagggcaggaatggcAGCACACCTGTAAGAAATGTTGCTGCCAGTGTGGTCTGGGGAGCAACCAGGACCTTCCTGCACAGTTGTTCAGGTCCTGCCTGTCTCACCGAAGCTGCTCTTGGTTCCAGGGTGCTgcaagagcagctgctggggtaGGTGCTGGCTGTGCATCTGACTGCAGTTTTGGGAGGTCTGGGTGGGAACTGGTTTCTGTCAGAGGAATGTTTTCATCCACCATGGAGCAGAGGCAGTAAagctggctggagctgtggagcCAGCTGGGGCTTCTTGAGGGATCTTTGGCTTGGGCTGCCTCTGTTCCCACTGCTGAGGCTGTTTTGGCTGCTGGCTCTTGGGGCTGCTTTTAGCATCCGAGACATATTTGGTGTTTTCCAAactttttggttttcagtgtttCCACAGATCTCTGATGTCTCTAGAAATGCACAGAGAGGACAGTGTGATGTGAGGTTTCTAGTTTTAAACCTCACAGCCTGCAGTAGTTagggatggatccaggcaggaaaactggccagaaggaaaatggaaacTAGTGTGACCCTGGCCACTGCTGGGAGATCAGCTGAAAACCTGTCTGAAGAGGGGAGAAATAATGACCACCTGAGCCCAGGGTACCTGTGTATGAAGTGACAGCGAATGAGCAGTACTCTGTCTAAAGAGCTAACTCCTTGTTTCCCCCCTGCTCTTCCCACACACAGGATGGCTCCTGCAATGGGCTGCAGCACTATGCAGCGCTTGGCCGGGACCTCATCGGTGCCATCTCTGTCAACCTggtgccctgcagtgtcccccAGGATGTCTACAGTGCGGTGGCCCAGCAGGTGAGTCACAGCAGGGGTGTGGGGAGGGTCCTTTTGGACCTGCCTCCTCCACTTGGTGCACTCTCAGGGAGGGTCACTCCCATGGAGAAGGGTAGCAATAAGACCAGTGCATGGAGAGCTGGAGGGGTGTGAGCTGGTCAGCGGCAgggagtctccatccctgagTGGGGTCTGGCTGGAGATCTGTCCTCATAGAGGTGGCTGTGAGAAAATCCTGGGATTTCTGATGTCCTCACTTCTCCTGAATGAGGCCTGAGAGAAGCAGGTCAGAGAGGTGGAAGAGAACAGAGTGTGTTCCTTACCCTTGGTCACAGCTGTCTGGCCCATGGGTTATgagattttcttcctttgggCTGAGTAGGAGGGATGGGGGAAAGATTCAGCCCTTGGCACTGCTACAAAGTCTTCGGTGTCCTTGGCAAGAGAGGTTGTGAAATGTGCCTTTGAAAGAGTGCTGAGACCTACCAGGCTCACTCAGCTGGTGTTGGACCTGCCTGGGTCTCTGGGTTTGCTCAGGGCAGCACTGCACCAGAGAGCAGGAGTAGCTCACAGGAGCACAGGGCTTTCTCAGTTACCACTGGGGAGCGGAGGCAGGAGAACCCAAGTTCTGAGCCACAGTTCTGTCCTTGTCTCAGCTGGCAACACCACACAGTGCTGAGGCAGcaaggaaggctctgcagacaCAGTTATCTGTGCTTGATACCTTCAGCAGGTGATTTCTGTTATCCAGAGTGGTGAAAACAAGCTGCAGGGGTTCTGATGGCAGCTCGTGCCAGGCAGTGCACAGCTGGGAGGGTCTCATGGCCTCCAGCCACAGACTGGGGCTCAGGCCAGCATGGCTTACAGTGGGCCTGACCTCTGGGGCATTCGCCTCTTCAGGTGGAGGAGTTTCGGAAGAAGGATGCTGAGCGGGGCGTGAAGATTGCTCAGGTGCTGCAAGGCTTCATCAGCCGCAAGGTGGTGAAGCAGACGGTGATGACGGTGGTGTACGGAGTCACGCGCTACGGCGGCCGCCTGCAGATAGAGAAGCGTCTCAAGGAGATCGACGACTTCCCTGAGGTAACGTGCCTTGTGTGTCCTtcttccctgtgtcctgtcacttcCCTCTATGTCTTCTGCTGCCCCTTTGCCTGACACATGGCTCTGCCTCTGGTCTGTGCAGGATTACTTGTGGGAAGCGTCTCAGTACCTGGTGAAGCAGGTGTTCAACAGCATCAAGGAAATGTTCTCAGCAACTCGAGATATCCAGGTAAAAAGCCTCTTGCCTTTTATCTTTCtccactttttcttcttccctagTCTACTTATATGCAGATCAGAAGatgctctgtggggagaggTGGTTCTTCTGTGTCCTGGCCCAGAGAGGAtcttccttccccagcccagagctgtgggattGTTCCAAACTCCCCAGTAAACGCTGGACTGTCCCAGTCTGTGGTGGGAGTTGGGGtggcctgtgctgggaggggatggagtcTTCCAGCTCCACACTaattccagctgcttcctcccttctcctgaAGAACTGGCTGACAGAAAGTGCCAAGCTCATCTCCCAATCAGGGCGAACAGTGGAGTGGGTCACACCGCTGGGGCTCCCCATCGTGCAGCCCTACTATCGTTCCAGGTCCACTGTGGTGAGTGTCTGGTGTGAGGATTCATCCACCCTTCCTTGTGCCATGGTGGTAGCAGGGAAAggacagccaggctggagcctgGCAGGTTGGCATCATGGGTGGGTGAGCCTGCAGAGCAGGTAGGATCCCTGTGTGCAGGCACATCCTCCAGCCTCAtcactccctgcagagcctggagagTGTGGGTGGGCTGGTGAGGAAGCTCTTCTGCTCTGTCCCACTCAGGCAGCTGGGGCACGGGCCGTTCTGCACTCCGAGGAGCCTCCTTGGGGCTCGCGTGACTCAGTCTCGCTGCTGTCACCTCCCACGCGCTGCTGCGCTGACTCACGTCCCCCCAGCCCGTCTCGTCCCTGCACCACTtacctccagcagcccctcaggCTGATTCACCCTGCGAGGGCTGTCACGGGGAAGGGGTGCAGGATGCCTGCCAGCATCCTCCCTCGGGAGGGAAGCTGGGTGAGGTGTCACTGGGGAGTGGCCACTGGGACACCTTGAAAAGTCCCCTCTCCAGAAGAGTGAGCCCCCCGTGTTGCCAGGCAGTGCATGGTAACAGCTGGTGtcctctctctccccacagcTGAATTGTGGCATGCAGCACTTGAGTGTGAGAACCTCTGACAGCAGCCAGTAAGTACAAAATTATGGCCTACACTGCACCCCTGCTTAaccccagcctgtgctctggGGACAAGGCCTTCCCATCAGGGAAGCTGTCAAGGAGTGCCAGAGCTCGTGTTatcccccagagctgcagagagctGGACCGACGAGCAGGGCCCTGAGGCACTCCAGGGCAGTCCCcttgcccctgggctgggggtggcactgcctcTGCAGGCACTCTCATCTTTGGCCCTGAagtgctccagctcctctgtgtcccgctctgtgctgcaggaagccTGATACTGTGAAGCAGAAGAATGCCTTCCCCCCCAACTTCATCCACTCCCTGGATTCCACACACATGATGCTCACGGCTCTGCACTGCCTCAGGTAGGGAGAGGGCAGCTGGGCTCTCACCTGGCTCTTCCCTTGCTGGAGACTCTCTTGGGAGAGTGTCACTGGGCAAGGTATGATGTGGGACCAAGGATTCCCTGGTGGGTGGGTGTTTGGGGCTCCTGGCAGAAGAGGGGTGAGAGGAgacagcaggacagggacaaggaggtCCTGCAATTGGCCATCTCTTTCTGAAGACTTGCAGGTGCCATGCAGGGAATCCCCCTCCTTATGTGGTCTATGCTTCTGTCACTGCCACAGGGTCCACATGGGGTAGGGGTCATCACACAGAGGGGCTCTCAGCATGACTTCATGGTGCCTTTGCCCTCTCCCAGGCAGGGTCTGACCTTCGTCTCAGTCCACGATTGCTACTGGACTCACGCGCTCACTGTGGACACCATGAACCGGGTAAAATTGTCCTCAAGTCCCTTGAGCAAGATCTGGCTGATCTGTGCTCTGGGCCCATGCCAGGCCTCGCCTCCCCTGGGCTTTGCTCCATAGGCTGATTGATTCACCCTAGTGAGGTGAACCTGGGGTAC encodes:
- the POLRMT gene encoding DNA-directed RNA polymerase, mitochondrial gives rise to the protein MALLRLRAALRGPGGLRGPGIPWSVLRSYSSASAKEVSTNGTCERTELLKVLKARAKQLQGSNIPEVTVNKVEAAPLENDKSQDPLQKALAPHPMEEQPVPRAVGGSPARPSSWARKLQKETYIQQLKLERKLSMAASQLDLGDQAKAEAKPKTKAESKPKAKAEAKPKTKAEAKPKAKAEAKPKAKAEAKPKAKAEAKPKAKAEAKPKAKAEAKPKTQAKATAKPKAKPMKSPKTPKASKAKAATAWSQSCASPHSVYTHSKPTVELGEEGVKLKRPHGRLKDKDSSQHKVLQETIHSSLECFLFLQQPEQAERFLLLCHSDPRKRKLLDVSAYNIVMRSWARKGCLQHIDRLFSMLESAGFRPTLDSYTAALECMGRDQSSPEAIWRYLQRLTSDGFHVDELFQKCLFEEDEKEKVLSAIKTVLPNYLPPPPPKPQTCKSSLLQDFYSKEKVVSYPKLDFTVEELKERFQQQLEMELNNTITIESVEAAKPLTPQAVKARELLTMLRSQWHNNILQALQKSKHSMAVAKARARTLSSYNILYPYLCLLPDEEYVGIMLQVLNTLSPQGESLAVLARELSSRVYTRYITQRKLQSQQLEKVQAVYENYIHLLAKDSQPDQYLPREYWEKLVEEAGFGSSLNLKDCSWPFVILMRLGMHMLELLVKATKLPKNLLNPRLESKHIPVLYHIYSFQHTWQVGLIKPHPIFSQILTDAAETTLTFSSSAMPMLCPPVPWTSPHFGAFIMNDTKLMRFLDGAVQHQQLLEQCPPVNLHPVLDALTLLGNCAWKINQPVLDIIISIFNDKGNEELDIPPPLSEAPRPPTAPGHPSTWSKSLRREVLLCKKKAAEMHSLRMDALYKLSIANYVRDKVFWFPHNMDFRGRTYPCPPYFNHLGNDVTRAILLFAEGRPLGPRGLDWLKIHLINLTGLKKSSSLQERLDYANEIMEEILDSADHPLTGRKWWMNTDEPWQALACCMEIVKASRSPDPAAYISHFPVHQDGSCNGLQHYAALGRDLIGAISVNLVPCSVPQDVYSAVAQQVEEFRKKDAERGVKIAQVLQGFISRKVVKQTVMTVVYGVTRYGGRLQIEKRLKEIDDFPEDYLWEASQYLVKQVFNSIKEMFSATRDIQNWLTESAKLISQSGRTVEWVTPLGLPIVQPYYRSRSTVLNCGMQHLSVRTSDSSQKPDTVKQKNAFPPNFIHSLDSTHMMLTALHCLRQGLTFVSVHDCYWTHALTVDTMNRICRQQFVALHSEKILQDLSEFMLEKYCSSSSPNTVTIATWQKKLMEQLSNVPRTGEFNLNQVMDSTYFFS